One segment of Ureibacillus thermophilus DNA contains the following:
- the radC gene encoding RadC family protein translates to MSIGTFSELMIRDIHIDDRPRERLIKQGPQSLSNVELIAILLRTGTKQESVLSLANRVLTYFEKLHELKYATLEEIMSIKGIGQAKAVQLLAAIELGRRLSQKQIDSRFAVRSPKDAASFLMPEMSSLQQEHFVALYLNTKNQVIHKQTIFIGSLNSSIVHPREIFKEAIKRSAASIICAHNHPSGNAAPSPEDIEVTKRLQEAGYIIGIELIDHLIIGDHQYFSLKEQGYI, encoded by the coding sequence ATGTCCATCGGCACTTTTTCTGAATTGATGATTCGTGATATCCATATCGATGATCGTCCAAGGGAAAGGCTTATTAAACAAGGGCCACAAAGTTTATCAAACGTAGAGCTCATTGCGATTCTGCTCAGAACCGGAACGAAGCAGGAATCGGTCCTCTCCCTTGCCAATCGGGTCCTCACGTATTTTGAAAAATTGCATGAATTAAAATACGCCACATTAGAAGAAATCATGTCCATTAAAGGGATTGGACAAGCAAAGGCAGTTCAGCTTTTGGCAGCGATTGAACTGGGAAGGAGGCTTTCCCAAAAGCAAATAGATTCCCGCTTTGCCGTCCGTTCTCCGAAAGATGCGGCATCCTTTTTAATGCCTGAAATGAGTTCATTGCAGCAGGAACATTTTGTAGCATTATATTTAAATACGAAAAATCAGGTCATTCATAAGCAAACGATTTTTATTGGAAGCTTGAATTCGTCTATCGTACATCCTCGTGAAATTTTTAAAGAAGCGATTAAGCGTTCAGCTGCTTCCATTATTTGCGCCCATAACCATCCAAGCGGGAATGCGGCGCCAAGTCCAGAGGATATTGAAGTGACAAAAAGGCTGCAAGAAGCTGGGTATATCATCGGGATTGAATTGATTGATCATCTTATAATTGGCGATCATCAATACTTTAGTTTAAAAGAGCAAGGATATATTTAA
- a CDS encoding bifunctional folylpolyglutamate synthase/dihydrofolate synthase, producing the protein MIRNFERYKEKWNVESDPSIKPGLEGMKRALALLQEPHKKLQVVHVAGTNGKGSTVAFLEQIALCHGLSVGKFTSPCIVDVHDQIQVNGIPITEKEMDELFKEMMYAGISGLLTDFELLTCAAFLHFDNEKVDLVLLETGLGGLEDSTNVVTPLVSVITSIALEHTQILGNTLEEIAFHKAGIIKSGKPAMVGILPEEALSVVKEKVRSEKSPLFIYGEDFYVQQDESEEIYFNSRVPCTIEGLSRKMAGDHQKINMALAITAFLEAAKNLQIDVQMEAIRQGIEKTSLPGRFEQVFPNVYFDGAHNPASAEKLVETIKQQFPGKAIRFVVGMVKDKDIEKVLRLFESVSDEFYFVDFENPRAANAQFLQQLSRAKKKEILKDCIPFIQSNIYFDGITIVTGSLYLLSEIRNELLKEVDF; encoded by the coding sequence ATGATACGGAACTTTGAACGATATAAAGAAAAATGGAATGTGGAGAGCGACCCTTCTATTAAACCTGGTTTGGAAGGAATGAAAAGAGCGTTGGCCTTGCTGCAGGAACCGCACAAAAAACTTCAAGTTGTCCATGTTGCGGGGACTAATGGAAAGGGTTCAACTGTTGCTTTTCTTGAACAAATTGCCCTTTGCCATGGGCTTTCAGTAGGGAAATTTACTTCTCCCTGCATCGTGGATGTCCATGACCAAATTCAAGTGAATGGAATACCGATTACGGAAAAGGAAATGGACGAGCTTTTCAAAGAAATGATGTATGCAGGGATAAGCGGTCTACTCACCGATTTTGAGCTGTTAACTTGCGCGGCTTTTCTACATTTTGACAACGAAAAAGTCGATTTAGTGCTTCTTGAAACGGGATTAGGAGGTCTTGAAGACAGTACGAATGTCGTAACACCGCTTGTTTCGGTCATTACAAGCATTGCCCTAGAACATACACAAATTTTAGGGAATACGTTGGAGGAAATTGCCTTTCATAAAGCAGGGATTATTAAATCTGGCAAGCCGGCAATGGTTGGGATTTTGCCAGAGGAGGCTTTATCTGTAGTGAAAGAGAAGGTCCGCTCGGAAAAATCCCCGTTATTCATTTATGGAGAAGATTTTTATGTTCAACAGGATGAATCGGAGGAAATCTATTTCAATTCACGCGTGCCATGCACAATTGAAGGATTATCAAGAAAAATGGCAGGAGACCATCAAAAAATTAATATGGCATTGGCCATTACTGCTTTTCTGGAAGCAGCGAAAAACTTGCAAATCGATGTCCAAATGGAAGCGATTCGGCAAGGGATTGAAAAAACAAGTTTGCCCGGCCGTTTTGAACAGGTGTTTCCGAACGTTTATTTTGATGGAGCCCATAATCCTGCAAGTGCTGAAAAACTAGTTGAAACAATCAAGCAGCAGTTTCCAGGCAAAGCTATTCGGTTTGTTGTAGGTATGGTGAAGGATAAAGACATTGAAAAGGTGCTAAGGCTGTTCGAATCGGTCAGCGATGAATTTTATTTCGTCGATTTTGAAAATCCCCGTGCAGCCAATGCTCAATTTTTACAACAACTTTCAAGGGCAAAGAAAAAAGAAATATTAAAAGATTGTATTCCATTTATCCAATCAAACATCTATTTTGATGGCATTACCATTGTGACAGGGTCTTTATATTTGCTTTCAGAAATCCGGAATGAATTGCTGAAAGAAGTAGATTTTTAA
- a CDS encoding Maf family protein produces MKFRTTHQLVLASASPRRKELFSKLGVPFEVITSSVEETSVQATDFKDYVQKVALLKTKDVASLCPGKTVIGADTIVVFNNELLHKPKTKEEAIAHLEKLSSNRHQVMTAVAIMTKDRQVESFVEVTDVYFKYLPKPLIEKYVETKDPFDKAGGYGIQTGGALFIDRIEGDYNTVVGLPIASLFEKLVELKIIEF; encoded by the coding sequence ATGAAATTTAGAACAACACATCAACTCGTTTTAGCTTCAGCCTCACCAAGAAGAAAAGAATTATTTTCAAAGTTGGGCGTCCCATTCGAAGTCATCACAAGCAGTGTGGAAGAAACTTCTGTACAGGCAACGGATTTTAAAGACTACGTTCAAAAAGTGGCATTATTAAAAACTAAAGATGTAGCCTCCCTTTGCCCCGGAAAAACGGTTATTGGTGCAGATACTATTGTAGTATTCAATAATGAGCTTCTCCACAAACCGAAAACAAAGGAAGAGGCGATTGCTCATTTAGAGAAACTTTCATCCAATCGCCATCAAGTGATGACTGCTGTAGCAATTATGACTAAAGATCGCCAAGTGGAATCTTTTGTGGAAGTGACAGATGTTTATTTTAAATACCTCCCTAAACCATTAATTGAAAAATATGTGGAAACGAAAGACCCTTTTGATAAAGCTGGTGGCTACGGAATCCAAACGGGCGGGGCTTTATTTATCGACCGAATCGAGGGAGACTACAATACCGTTGTTGGTCTGCCGATTGCATCGCTGTTTGAAAAACTGGTGGAATTGAAAATTATCGAATTTTAG
- a CDS encoding bifunctional folylpolyglutamate synthase/dihydrofolate synthase produces the protein MFTTIEECTNFMYGLRAEKHKGEPFDAMNKWLPLLGNPHEKVPFIHIAGSNGKGSTVTYLKEMLEKAGYQVGAFTSPHLERVNERITINGLEIPDERFLSLANRLFHLIDQLDGKYPNFFEIMTLIAFMYFEEEEVDIAIIEAGIGGRFDCTNVITPLISIITTVSLDHTHILGNTYKDIAYQKAGIIKRNIPVVTAATNEEALEIIRTEAEEQNAPLFIYGEDFFVSDIQTEEGKQRFTYHLGKVELNISLKMLGTHQIANASCALTAATILRSIGFDRFTDKNIQRALENAFWPGRFERIGQQIVLDGSHNPEGTKALIHTLMKQYPHKKYKFIYSVMNDKDYKESISMLDEVAKAIYFTELPIPRAAKAEELAKYSSHPYKEAHDDWKELVKREIAKIQSDELLVITGSIFFIAEVRKFLKEKEETYDTEL, from the coding sequence TTGTTTACAACCATCGAAGAATGCACAAATTTTATGTATGGTTTACGGGCAGAAAAACATAAAGGGGAACCTTTTGACGCAATGAACAAATGGTTGCCTTTGCTTGGAAATCCCCATGAAAAGGTGCCATTTATCCATATTGCCGGCTCAAACGGAAAAGGGTCAACGGTTACTTATTTAAAAGAAATGCTCGAAAAAGCTGGATATCAAGTAGGAGCTTTTACATCTCCCCATTTGGAAAGAGTAAATGAACGTATTACCATTAATGGATTGGAAATTCCGGACGAACGGTTTTTATCCCTTGCAAATCGTTTATTTCACCTCATTGATCAGCTCGACGGGAAATATCCGAACTTTTTTGAAATCATGACGCTCATTGCGTTTATGTATTTTGAAGAAGAAGAGGTAGATATCGCCATCATAGAAGCAGGCATAGGGGGGCGTTTTGATTGCACGAATGTCATCACGCCGCTCATTTCTATCATTACAACGGTTTCCCTTGACCATACCCACATATTAGGGAACACGTATAAGGACATTGCCTATCAGAAGGCAGGAATTATCAAAAGAAATATTCCGGTTGTCACTGCTGCAACGAATGAAGAAGCGCTTGAAATTATACGTACAGAGGCAGAAGAACAAAATGCGCCTCTTTTCATCTATGGCGAAGATTTCTTTGTTTCAGATATTCAAACAGAAGAAGGAAAACAGCGTTTTACATACCATCTAGGGAAAGTAGAGTTAAATATTTCGTTAAAGATGTTGGGAACCCATCAAATTGCCAATGCGAGCTGTGCTTTAACTGCAGCTACCATTTTACGAAGCATCGGGTTTGACCGCTTTACGGACAAAAACATTCAAAGGGCATTAGAAAATGCTTTTTGGCCAGGGCGTTTTGAACGGATTGGACAACAAATCGTTTTAGACGGTTCCCATAATCCAGAAGGTACAAAAGCTCTAATCCACACATTAATGAAACAATACCCGCACAAAAAATATAAGTTTATCTACTCTGTAATGAATGATAAAGACTATAAAGAAAGCATATCTATGTTGGATGAGGTTGCTAAAGCCATTTATTTTACGGAACTTCCCATTCCAAGAGCAGCAAAAGCAGAGGAATTGGCAAAGTATTCCTCACATCCTTATAAAGAAGCCCATGATGATTGGAAAGAGTTGGTGAAGCGGGAAATCGCAAAAATTCAATCTGATGAATTGCTTGTCATTACCGGTTCCATCTTTTTTATTGCAGAAGTGCGGAAATTTTTAAAAGAGAAGGAAGAAACGTATGATACGGAACTTTGA